Proteins found in one Streptococcus anginosus subsp. whileyi MAS624 genomic segment:
- a CDS encoding GNAT family N-acetyltransferase, producing MSSNLIPQVTLREASLEDWKAIVAIEEANFSTEAAGAETIQKWIEQGQTNFLIAELNEKIASYLVGSAVFSRHLTKEMIDNSSKWQQDSDFMTIQRLSSHPDFKEQGLGTLLLAACKEIAVAQNQKGLQLVCSDDLISYYEMNAFINEGISERGDSHAILHEFVWENPYFKEGK from the coding sequence ATGTCCAGTAATCTAATACCACAAGTCACCCTTCGAGAAGCTTCTTTGGAAGATTGGAAGGCAATCGTTGCGATTGAGGAGGCGAATTTTTCCACAGAAGCAGCTGGTGCAGAAACAATCCAAAAATGGATTGAACAGGGTCAAACGAACTTTTTAATAGCGGAATTAAATGAGAAAATAGCTAGCTACCTTGTAGGGTCAGCCGTTTTTTCACGTCATTTGACAAAGGAAATGATAGACAATTCGTCAAAGTGGCAGCAAGATTCTGATTTTATGACGATTCAGCGCTTATCCAGTCATCCAGATTTTAAAGAGCAGGGACTGGGAACTTTGCTTTTAGCTGCTTGCAAAGAAATAGCTGTTGCACAAAATCAGAAAGGCCTTCAGCTGGTTTGTTCAGATGATTTGATTTCTTACTACGAAATGAATGCTTTCATAAATGAAGGAATTTCTGAAAGGGGAGATAGCCATGCTATTTTACATGAATTCGTTTGGGAAAATCCATATTTTAAGGAGGGAAAATGA
- a CDS encoding GNAT family N-acetyltransferase, producing MKIRQANLSDLDAITTIEWENFGPEEALSRDILEAHIQKLTTSFLVAERDGQILGYLEGPVRPERHLVDQSFTSEVEDYSHLTDHYISLTSLSIAKNAQNMGLGRSLLNAMKDIAVRDQRLGINLTCHDYLVTYYEKHGFINEGVSQSTYAGEVWYDMLWKTPK from the coding sequence ATGAAGATTAGACAGGCAAATTTATCAGATTTGGATGCTATTACGACTATTGAATGGGAAAACTTTGGACCAGAAGAAGCTCTGAGTCGAGATATTTTAGAAGCCCATATCCAAAAACTAACAACCAGTTTCTTAGTAGCTGAACGAGACGGTCAGATTTTAGGATACCTTGAAGGACCTGTTCGTCCAGAACGCCATTTAGTAGATCAATCCTTTACTTCTGAGGTAGAAGATTATAGTCATTTGACAGACCATTATATTTCGTTGACCAGTTTATCTATTGCTAAAAATGCTCAAAATATGGGGTTAGGTAGAAGTTTGTTGAATGCAATGAAGGATATTGCTGTTCGCGACCAGCGTTTGGGAATCAACTTAACCTGTCATGATTACTTGGTCACTTACTATGAAAAACATGGTTTTATCAACGAGGGTGTATCCCAATCTACTTATGCAGGTGAAGTTTGGTATGATATGCTTTGGAAAACTCCCAAATAG